A single Cryomorphaceae bacterium DNA region contains:
- a CDS encoding gliding motility-associated C-terminal domain-containing protein, which translates to MITEKNLRNLLSSLFLLFSAASLIVPQAQNFDFRGAQFTFTWNGGNASPVCGDNALTFDYTGSVVVDSLFWDFDDALAGTASNGSGTPISYQFLNAGTYDVSVTGFDVAGVAVGNTSNSIDVALTPPTAVSAPTICTNGTLVLDATQPFSTYSWTPGGSVAPTYTATAADTVVTCVVTNICGSGTLTFNLQHIDSVFVDILDFVICPGDIIPILDAIQPASAQPVSYLWSSGSTAATDTIITQGTYWVSMTNPCGSYVDTFIATTPPPLTVDVGPDTLICQGQSYTITATTNQPNVQFQWMGNPNNGGTTFTVNSGGTYWVAATNDCEFVYDTIVISQPQSFILDLGNDTIICNGDQIVLDPGLGGAPYIYDWDDGSNDSIRVVTTAGTYFVEVMDSCSTQYDTIVISTPPAFTFDLGNDTTFCAADNIVLDPGLVGPQYNYVWQDGSTTATYTVTDVGTYSVTVTDECVSVSDAITFTPFTGFEVTLGNDTTICDGQSFQLQVSFPNSTYLWQDGTTTPTYTVTDPGDYYVTIFNVCDTVMSDTLTTEVDPCSCNMYVPNAFTPNVDGKNEIFRPVTDFTSCVVLEFEMRIFNRWGQELFVSTSIADGWDGTFNGEYLMDNVYFYEIIYSVRNQGDTRVKQDRLTGNLFMIR; encoded by the coding sequence ATGATCACCGAAAAGAATTTACGCAACCTACTCTCCTCCCTTTTCCTATTGTTTTCCGCGGCGTCACTCATCGTGCCGCAGGCACAAAACTTTGATTTTCGCGGTGCACAGTTCACCTTCACTTGGAACGGAGGTAATGCAAGCCCGGTCTGTGGAGACAACGCTTTGACCTTTGATTACACGGGTTCCGTAGTGGTTGATTCACTTTTCTGGGACTTCGATGATGCTTTGGCAGGAACGGCCAGCAACGGATCAGGAACACCCATCAGCTATCAGTTTTTGAATGCGGGTACCTACGACGTTTCGGTGACTGGATTTGACGTAGCTGGGGTTGCTGTGGGCAATACCTCTAACTCCATTGACGTCGCACTAACGCCACCCACTGCAGTTTCAGCCCCGACGATCTGTACCAACGGAACTTTAGTTCTCGACGCCACTCAGCCTTTCAGCACCTATTCTTGGACGCCTGGAGGAAGTGTAGCCCCGACTTATACCGCTACAGCGGCGGATACGGTGGTCACTTGTGTGGTCACCAATATTTGCGGTTCGGGCACCTTGACCTTCAACCTACAGCACATCGATTCAGTCTTCGTTGACATATTGGACTTTGTCATCTGCCCTGGGGACATCATTCCTATTTTGGACGCTATTCAGCCGGCCAGCGCACAGCCTGTGAGTTACTTGTGGAGTAGTGGTTCTACTGCCGCAACAGACACCATCATTACTCAGGGAACCTACTGGGTGAGCATGACCAACCCGTGTGGTAGCTACGTCGATACCTTTATCGCGACCACGCCTCCGCCGTTGACGGTGGACGTGGGACCGGACACCTTGATTTGCCAGGGACAATCCTACACCATTACGGCAACAACCAATCAGCCCAACGTTCAGTTCCAATGGATGGGGAACCCGAACAACGGAGGAACCACCTTTACTGTGAATTCGGGAGGAACGTACTGGGTAGCCGCAACCAACGACTGCGAGTTCGTATACGACACCATTGTCATTTCTCAACCACAGTCCTTCATTCTTGATCTCGGGAACGATACCATCATCTGTAATGGCGATCAAATCGTACTCGATCCAGGACTTGGTGGTGCTCCCTACATCTACGATTGGGACGACGGTTCGAACGATAGTATCCGCGTGGTGACCACTGCAGGAACCTATTTTGTGGAAGTTATGGACAGCTGCTCTACGCAGTACGATACCATTGTGATTTCCACTCCACCAGCATTCACTTTTGATTTAGGGAACGACACTACATTCTGTGCAGCAGACAACATAGTTTTGGATCCCGGTTTGGTTGGACCTCAGTACAACTACGTATGGCAAGACGGTTCCACAACGGCTACCTACACAGTAACAGATGTCGGAACGTACTCCGTAACCGTTACGGATGAATGTGTCAGTGTCTCCGATGCCATAACCTTTACACCGTTTACGGGCTTTGAAGTCACCCTTGGAAACGACACCACTATTTGTGACGGACAGAGCTTCCAGCTTCAAGTGAGCTTCCCGAATTCGACCTACCTCTGGCAAGATGGAACAACAACACCGACGTATACCGTAACTGATCCGGGTGACTATTATGTCACCATCTTCAACGTGTGTGATACCGTGATGTCGGATACTTTGACTACGGAAGTAGATCCGTGCTCGTGCAATATGTACGTTCCCAATGCCTTTACTCCAAACGTAGATGGCAAGAACGAAATCTTCAGACCCGTAACAGACTTTACCAGTTGTGTGGTTCTGGAGTTCGAAATGCGCATCTTCAACCGTTGGGGACAGGAACTCTTCGTTTCGACCAGCATTGCAGATGGTTGGGATGGAACGTTTAACGGCGAGTACCTCATGGACAATGTCTATTTCTATGAGATCATCTACAGCGTCCGAAATCAAGGGGATACCCGCGTCAAGCAAGACCGACTGACCGGAAACCTCTTCATGATCCGATAG
- a CDS encoding FAD-binding protein, whose translation MPSPLQLRVRPEVAGTPELLDEAVSEALGLRPDAPLPPYRIDRRSIDARGRSVWINLRLDVFEPSEEIPRRYHEPVARDVQYAPEVIIIGAGPAGLFAALELIELGLRPIILERGKNVRARRRDLAALNKEHIVDPDSNYCFGEGGAGTYSDGKLYTRSKKRGHISKVLELLVAFGAPEDILVDAHPHIGTNKLPQVITAIREFIESCGGEVRFETRVTEFLVKNGACTGVRDQSGTSHTGIASILATGHSARDIFKQLHHQGILVELKPFALGVRVEHPQAQIDSIQYHCKTRSPYLPPSSYGLVHQVRERGVYSFCMCPGGIIAPCATAPGEVVTNGWSPSKRNNPYANSGIVVELQASDFAAYESEGPLAALAFQASVEQKCWEAAGQTQAVPAQRLTDFVNKRRSTTVAPSSYQPGVTPTEINELLPPDVAARLRGGFTAFGKKMRGYLTADAVVHATESRTSSPVRIPRDRETLEHPQISGLYPCGEGGGYAGGIVSAAMDGQKVATAIAAAVVK comes from the coding sequence ATGCCTTCGCCTCTGCAGCTGCGCGTTCGCCCCGAAGTGGCGGGCACCCCTGAATTGCTGGATGAGGCAGTTTCCGAAGCTTTGGGCCTACGGCCCGATGCCCCTCTTCCCCCATACCGCATCGATCGCAGATCCATCGACGCTCGTGGTCGATCCGTTTGGATCAACCTGCGCCTGGACGTATTTGAGCCTTCCGAAGAAATTCCGCGTCGATACCACGAGCCTGTTGCTCGCGATGTCCAATACGCTCCAGAAGTCATCATCATCGGTGCTGGCCCTGCGGGACTTTTCGCGGCCCTCGAACTTATAGAACTGGGTTTAAGGCCAATCATCCTGGAGCGCGGAAAGAACGTTCGCGCCCGTCGCCGCGATCTCGCTGCCCTGAATAAGGAACACATCGTTGATCCCGACTCCAACTACTGTTTCGGAGAAGGTGGTGCTGGAACCTACAGCGATGGTAAGCTGTACACACGTTCCAAGAAACGCGGGCACATCTCCAAGGTCTTAGAACTCTTGGTAGCCTTTGGAGCCCCTGAGGACATCCTAGTCGATGCCCACCCTCATATTGGGACCAATAAGCTTCCGCAAGTAATCACGGCCATTCGCGAGTTCATCGAATCATGCGGTGGCGAAGTGCGTTTCGAAACCCGGGTCACAGAATTCCTGGTCAAGAACGGTGCGTGCACCGGTGTTCGCGATCAATCGGGCACATCACACACCGGGATCGCATCCATTCTCGCTACAGGCCACAGCGCTCGCGATATATTCAAGCAACTGCACCATCAAGGCATTCTGGTCGAATTAAAACCCTTTGCTCTTGGCGTACGGGTCGAGCACCCACAAGCACAAATCGACTCCATTCAATACCACTGCAAAACCCGCTCACCTTATCTTCCCCCATCTTCCTACGGACTGGTTCATCAAGTTCGCGAAAGAGGTGTTTACAGCTTCTGCATGTGCCCAGGAGGCATTATTGCGCCCTGCGCTACCGCGCCGGGAGAAGTAGTCACGAACGGTTGGTCCCCTTCCAAACGAAACAATCCCTATGCCAACAGCGGTATTGTCGTAGAGCTTCAAGCGTCGGATTTTGCCGCCTACGAATCTGAGGGTCCCCTCGCCGCCTTGGCTTTTCAGGCCTCTGTAGAGCAAAAATGCTGGGAAGCGGCCGGTCAAACCCAAGCTGTTCCAGCACAGCGACTCACCGACTTTGTTAACAAAAGGCGGTCTACGACCGTGGCGCCTTCCTCCTACCAACCGGGCGTTACACCGACAGAAATCAATGAATTATTGCCACCCGATGTCGCGGCCCGATTAAGGGGCGGATTCACGGCCTTTGGAAAAAAGATGCGCGGATACCTTACCGCCGATGCAGTCGTACACGCAACGGAGTCCCGCACCAGTTCCCCAGTCCGCATTCCGCGTGATCGTGAAACCTTGGAACACCCTCAGATTTCAGGGCTTTATCCTTGCGGTGAAGGAGGTGGATACGCTGGAGGAATTGTCTCAGCCGCCATGGACGGTCAAAAAGTGGCCACAGCCATCGCCGCCGCGGTAGTGAAATGA
- a CDS encoding nuclear transport factor 2 family protein — protein sequence MKKLLLLALLLPISLWAQKEEHKAIKAVIESAYLEGITNEGNAEKIDAGFHPGFNILGYNTDNGRIWEYPIYYWKQSALTRANDPEQADREPVRFEYPYIDVTGHVGMAKIDYFRGDKLLYTDYLSLYKVEGEWKIVSKVFYPHPDEDSEE from the coding sequence ATGAAGAAACTACTGCTCCTAGCACTCCTGCTCCCCATCTCCTTGTGGGCGCAAAAAGAAGAACACAAAGCCATTAAAGCCGTCATTGAGTCCGCATACCTCGAGGGTATCACTAACGAAGGGAATGCCGAGAAAATTGATGCGGGATTCCATCCTGGGTTCAATATTCTTGGTTACAACACGGATAATGGACGCATTTGGGAATATCCCATCTACTACTGGAAGCAATCGGCCCTTACGCGTGCCAATGATCCTGAACAGGCCGATCGTGAGCCCGTGCGCTTCGAATACCCCTACATCGATGTCACGGGACATGTAGGCATGGCCAAGATTGACTACTTCCGCGGAGACAAGCTCCTCTACACCGATTACCTAAGCCTTTACAAAGTAGAAGGCGAATGGAAAATTGTATCCAAAGTATTCTACCCTCACCCTGACGAAGACAGCGAAGAATGA
- a CDS encoding DUF1569 domain-containing protein codes for MTPEEGKNIISKGIEGLRSIDPNTPPAFGVMTSVDMIRHLMGSLALTFYEKPVELEIPKDKVGKAQAFLAGPHMIRPGATKPVFYEELSPSVDEGEFSEWVDRLEAQYARTLDYVSSAPEDWQHAHPKFGTLDKDQWWLFQGKHFYHHLSQFGVFPRLTIWEGLPD; via the coding sequence ATGACACCAGAAGAAGGAAAAAACATCATCTCCAAAGGGATTGAGGGCCTAAGGTCCATTGACCCCAATACACCTCCCGCCTTCGGCGTCATGACTTCTGTGGACATGATCCGACACCTTATGGGGAGTCTGGCCCTCACCTTTTACGAAAAGCCCGTAGAACTTGAGATCCCGAAGGATAAGGTCGGCAAGGCTCAAGCCTTCTTGGCCGGACCCCACATGATTCGGCCCGGAGCCACCAAACCGGTGTTCTACGAAGAGTTAAGCCCATCCGTCGATGAAGGAGAATTCTCGGAATGGGTGGATCGATTAGAGGCCCAGTATGCTAGAACTCTGGACTACGTCTCGAGTGCTCCAGAGGATTGGCAACATGCCCATCCTAAGTTTGGCACCCTGGATAAAGACCAATGGTGGCTGTTTCAAGGCAAACATTTCTACCACCATTTAAGTCAGTTCGGTGTTTTTCCGCGTTTAACTATCTGGGAAGGTTTACCCGATTGA
- a CDS encoding patatin-like phospholipase family protein produces the protein MTQKPRIRIQWGRFFPIQLLALHFKRSLILLLFWILLFGFVTKLFAQSYGIPLLFLAPEYMGTVGWLSFFLLGVFTGLFFMAFHVSTYIYYSHKFTFLATLQQPLYRFSINNSLLPFSFSLVYLYFSYQYQTGEEQIAPLKALLHLFAWIFGSVVSISITFTYFFNANRNVFRGLEQSLNRPLNLLVKRDRDTSSLSEHTKTQYYLRNFFTLRIVRSTDHYPKGTLIRILDKHHRNAALFILVIFLVILGFGILREQEWANIPAAGSIFLLFTMYLMLTAVLHSWFRSWYAFGVAVVLICIQWLSHYPLFEKVNHAFGLDYKAAPAPYRFEDLVPLTTDSIYTYDRNLELQALQGWHAQTRKTKPKLIIVNTSGGGLRSALFTFEMMHVLDSVTEGAFFKQTRLITGASGGMMGAAYYRGLKHEDSLDSVSIDLLQDCLSTDMLNPIVFGLVTNDLFFNTLHWRTGNQRYNKDRGYSFEQALHRNTLGILDVPLSYYRNPELSGSIPKMVFSPIIVNDGRRLNISSSPTSYLSLVGPNNERPEYHDGIEFSRFFEALRADSLRFSTAIRMSASFPYITPLINLPSKPAMELIDAGARDNNGFELSMRYAYHFNEWLNRFTSGIVFVRLRSDGLNDARIRDEHKRGVFENLFNPVSGVVKSFDNMQDFNQSQLLLLADEWCNVPIDVIEFNLFEEEEAVSLSWHLSTSEKAQVRSSIFSEANSAKTKELIQLLD, from the coding sequence ATGACGCAAAAGCCCCGCATACGGATTCAGTGGGGTCGTTTTTTTCCGATCCAGCTGCTGGCACTTCATTTCAAGAGAAGCCTTATTCTTCTCTTGTTCTGGATATTGCTGTTCGGTTTTGTCACAAAACTTTTCGCCCAGTCGTACGGCATTCCACTCCTGTTCCTTGCTCCAGAGTATATGGGAACAGTGGGCTGGTTGTCCTTTTTTCTGCTCGGCGTCTTTACGGGCCTGTTCTTTATGGCTTTCCATGTGAGCACGTATATCTACTACAGCCATAAATTCACTTTCCTAGCTACCCTTCAACAACCGCTGTACCGATTCAGCATCAACAATTCCCTGCTGCCCTTCTCCTTCTCTCTTGTGTATCTATACTTCAGCTACCAGTATCAGACAGGCGAGGAACAAATCGCGCCGTTGAAGGCGCTGCTCCATCTATTTGCTTGGATTTTCGGATCTGTGGTGAGTATTTCCATTACGTTCACCTACTTCTTCAACGCGAACCGAAACGTATTCCGCGGGCTTGAGCAGTCCTTGAACCGTCCGTTGAACCTTCTGGTCAAACGCGACCGAGATACCTCCAGTCTCTCCGAACACACCAAGACACAGTACTACCTCCGTAATTTCTTTACCCTGAGGATTGTGCGTTCCACAGACCACTACCCAAAGGGCACCCTCATACGGATCCTAGACAAGCATCACCGGAACGCCGCCTTGTTCATCTTGGTCATCTTTCTGGTCATTCTTGGCTTCGGCATCCTTCGTGAACAAGAATGGGCGAATATCCCAGCGGCGGGCAGCATTTTCCTACTTTTTACGATGTACCTCATGCTCACGGCAGTCTTACATTCCTGGTTTAGGAGCTGGTACGCCTTTGGTGTGGCCGTTGTGCTAATTTGTATACAGTGGTTATCACATTACCCGCTTTTCGAAAAAGTCAATCACGCTTTTGGCTTGGACTATAAAGCTGCCCCGGCTCCTTACCGATTCGAAGACTTAGTTCCCCTCACTACCGACAGTATCTACACCTATGATCGGAATCTAGAACTCCAAGCTCTTCAAGGCTGGCACGCTCAAACCAGGAAAACAAAGCCCAAACTCATCATTGTCAACACCTCAGGAGGAGGGCTTCGCTCAGCACTCTTCACCTTTGAGATGATGCATGTCCTAGACAGCGTAACGGAGGGTGCCTTTTTCAAACAAACAAGGCTTATTACCGGAGCATCGGGAGGAATGATGGGGGCTGCCTATTACCGGGGGCTCAAACACGAAGACTCCTTGGATTCCGTTTCCATAGATCTCCTTCAAGACTGCTTGAGCACGGACATGCTCAATCCAATTGTCTTTGGATTAGTCACCAACGACTTATTCTTCAATACGCTTCATTGGCGCACTGGCAATCAGCGCTACAACAAGGACCGCGGATATTCCTTCGAACAAGCCCTGCATCGCAATACCCTGGGCATTCTCGACGTGCCACTAAGCTATTACCGAAATCCGGAGCTAAGCGGTTCTATCCCTAAAATGGTCTTTTCACCCATTATCGTCAATGATGGTCGTCGCCTGAACATTTCGAGCAGCCCCACCTCCTATCTTTCTTTGGTGGGTCCGAACAACGAACGTCCTGAATACCATGACGGAATTGAGTTTAGCCGTTTCTTTGAGGCCCTACGGGCCGATAGCCTTCGCTTCTCAACAGCTATCCGCATGAGTGCTTCCTTTCCGTACATCACACCGCTCATCAACCTGCCAAGCAAGCCCGCTATGGAACTGATTGATGCAGGTGCTCGAGACAACAACGGATTTGAGCTTAGTATGCGGTACGCTTACCACTTCAACGAATGGCTCAATCGATTTACTTCAGGAATTGTCTTTGTGCGCCTACGGAGCGATGGCTTGAATGATGCCCGAATCCGGGATGAACATAAACGCGGTGTTTTCGAAAACCTCTTCAACCCTGTAAGCGGTGTGGTCAAAAGCTTCGACAACATGCAGGATTTCAATCAAAGTCAATTGTTGCTTCTTGCCGACGAATGGTGCAATGTCCCCATTGACGTCATTGAGTTCAATCTATTTGAGGAAGAAGAAGCGGTGAGCTTGAGTTGGCATCTTTCAACAAGTGAAAAAGCCCAAGTCCGATCCTCCATCTTCTCGGAAGCCAATTCAGCCAAAACGAAAGAGCTCATTCAACTATTGGATTGA